A genomic stretch from Clostridiales bacterium includes:
- a CDS encoding ABC transporter ATP-binding protein, whose amino-acid sequence MIYIVRLIKQAKKYWKYLIGAAISSLIVTGMNLLGPWLVKMLISIISDIGKYPDAKAMIIKLSMLLFASYALRTLFQFLNGYLAHYAAWNIVAYMRTIIYEKLQSLSLKFYSDKQTGQLMSRVTNDTAIFETLLAHALPDLFTNVLILIGVTIILFSMNPTLAFFSLIPIPFLAYACGLFTKYVLPMFRQSQRYLADFNADLQDNLSGIREIQAFNKQEYESEKIKYRSFRFSSARVRAMKLSSIFHPIVNFFSSFGTIIVVAFGGILALKGEMPVDEIVGFILYLNMFYQPITVLGTVLESIQEGIAGAERVFQVLDTDVDVKEVKNPKVLKNVKGEVRFKNVDFSYNTDQQILKDVSFTIKPGEMVAFVGPTGVGKTTIMSLLNRFYDINSGSIELDGQDIKNVTLKSLRENISMVLQDVFLFNGTIAENIAYGKENATKEEIENAAKIACANDFIMKMPDGYDTFIGERGVKLSGGQKQRLAIARAVLKNAPILIMDEATSSVDVETEREIQNAINNLAGSRTIIIIAHRLSTVKKADKIIVLNEGRIVEEGRHEELMKRNGLYRFLCTMQFMSYDEDVKALKNNSNDNIA is encoded by the coding sequence ATGATTTATATTGTGCGTTTAATAAAACAGGCAAAAAAGTACTGGAAATATTTGATAGGTGCTGCTATAAGCTCGCTTATAGTAACAGGTATGAATCTTTTGGGCCCGTGGCTTGTAAAAATGCTTATAAGCATTATTTCGGACATCGGCAAATACCCTGATGCAAAAGCGATGATTATAAAGCTGTCAATGCTGTTGTTTGCATCTTACGCATTAAGGACTTTATTCCAGTTTTTGAACGGTTATCTTGCTCATTATGCTGCATGGAACATTGTCGCATATATGAGGACCATTATATATGAAAAGCTGCAGAGCCTTTCACTGAAGTTTTACAGCGATAAGCAGACAGGGCAGCTTATGTCGAGGGTTACAAACGATACCGCCATATTTGAAACGCTGTTGGCTCATGCACTGCCTGATCTTTTCACCAATGTGCTTATATTGATCGGGGTAACGATAATATTGTTCAGTATGAATCCTACGCTGGCATTTTTTTCGTTGATCCCCATACCATTTCTTGCTTATGCATGTGGCCTGTTTACGAAATATGTACTGCCTATGTTCCGGCAGTCACAAAGATATCTTGCCGACTTTAACGCAGACCTGCAGGATAACCTTTCCGGAATAAGGGAGATTCAGGCATTTAATAAGCAGGAATATGAAAGTGAAAAGATAAAGTACAGGTCGTTTAGATTTTCGAGTGCCCGTGTAAGGGCAATGAAATTGAGTTCTATATTCCATCCGATTGTCAACTTTTTCAGTTCATTCGGGACTATAATTGTAGTTGCCTTCGGAGGCATCCTTGCACTTAAAGGTGAAATGCCTGTAGATGAAATAGTGGGTTTCATATTGTACCTTAATATGTTTTATCAGCCGATAACCGTCTTGGGCACAGTTCTTGAAAGCATACAGGAAGGTATAGCAGGTGCTGAAAGGGTATTTCAGGTTCTCGACACCGATGTGGACGTAAAGGAAGTCAAAAATCCAAAGGTCCTCAAAAATGTAAAAGGTGAAGTCAGATTCAAGAATGTCGATTTTTCATATAATACCGACCAGCAGATTTTAAAGGATGTATCATTTACGATAAAACCGGGGGAAATGGTGGCATTTGTTGGTCCTACGGGAGTTGGCAAAACGACAATCATGAGCCTTTTAAACAGGTTTTATGATATAAATTCAGGATCTATCGAATTGGATGGTCAGGATATAAAAAATGTTACTCTGAAATCGCTGAGGGAAAATATAAGCATGGTACTGCAGGATGTATTTCTTTTCAATGGGACAATCGCTGAAAATATAGCTTATGGAAAAGAGAACGCTACAAAGGAAGAAATTGAAAATGCCGCAAAGATAGCGTGTGCCAATGATTTTATAATGAAGATGCCTGACGGTTATGATACTTTTATAGGTGAAAGAGGCGTCAAACTGTCGGGAGGGCAAAAACAGAGACTTGCAATAGCAAGGGCGGTGCTGAAAAATGCCCCGATACTCATAATGGATGAAGCTACATCATCCGTCGATGTCGAAACTGAAAGGGAAATACAAAATGCCATAAACAACCTTGCAGGCAGCAGGACAATCATAATAATCGCCCACAGGCTGTCTACAGTCAAAAAAGCAGATAAAATAATAGTTTTAAATGAAGGCAGGATAGTTGAAGAAGGCAGGCATGAAGAGCTGATGAAGCGAAATGGGTTATATCGCTTCCTGTGTACAATGCAGTTCATGTCCTACGATGAAGATGTGAAGGCCCTCAAAAATAATTCGAATGACAATATAGCATGA
- a CDS encoding 50S ribosomal protein L25, giving the protein MSGTVLEAFERTERGNKTRKSGFIPGILYGSGLKESRMVKFETEKLENDLSKTSNKKIKVKLGEDVEDGFIKEVQREPVSKRVLHIDIQVAKGTDIVKVQVPVAIEGRAALESQGLILDIQSQELTIHGAEQDIPENIVVDVSNLKVGDAITVSRIKVRDGLKIVDEPTKVIASASVPKEEEVETETEDTTTNEEGAAPAGTETPAE; this is encoded by the coding sequence ATGAGTGGAACGGTATTAGAAGCATTTGAAAGAACCGAGAGGGGGAATAAGACCAGAAAGAGTGGTTTTATACCTGGCATATTATACGGTTCCGGCTTGAAAGAGAGCAGGATGGTCAAATTCGAGACCGAAAAGCTGGAGAATGATTTGAGTAAGACTTCAAATAAAAAGATAAAGGTAAAACTCGGTGAAGATGTCGAAGATGGTTTTATAAAAGAAGTGCAGAGAGAACCTGTAAGCAAAAGGGTACTTCATATTGATATCCAGGTTGCAAAAGGGACCGATATTGTAAAAGTACAGGTACCTGTTGCAATTGAAGGCAGGGCTGCTTTGGAGTCGCAGGGACTCATACTCGATATACAGTCGCAGGAACTTACGATCCATGGCGCGGAGCAGGATATTCCTGAGAACATAGTAGTTGATGTAAGCAATTTGAAAGTCGGGGATGCTATTACAGTTTCAAGGATCAAGGTAAGAGACGGTCTAAAGATTGTGGATGAACCTACGAAGGTTATTGCAAGCGCATCCGTACCTAAGGAAGAAGAAGTAGAGACAGAGACGGAAGATACGACGACTAATGAAGAAGGGGCTGCTCCGGCAGGAACCGAAACTCCTGCAGAGTAA
- a CDS encoding ABC transporter ATP-binding protein, translating into MTQKGSNNSSNSNINIVGGFGRRGGGPGHHGLGPVEKPKNFKSALLRLWKYFGSQGRLLTIIFIFVIIDSLSQLAAPYLIGKSIDAMAGGNGAVDFGILGTALLALISAYIIDTAVVFFQGWTMAGLSQKIVMSLRKDLFAKLQKLPVSFFDRHTHGELMSRLANDIENVSSTISQSSTQLMMDVITILGSLIMMIVLSPILTLASVITIPMVMLLTKTIAKKTRVLFKNQQEELGLLNGHIEETISGMQVIKAFNHEDKVIEQFKDINTKLYGVGLKAQVWSGFLMPLMNVINNIGFAAVAGVGGVLAVKNIITVGIIAAFLSYSRQFTRPLNDIANIFNVLQSALAGAERVFEILDEKEEADDLKGSKELINTKGNVVFENVSFGYRSDLLILKNINFEAKQGSSIALVGPTGAGKTTIVNLLVRFYDVTSGRILIDGVDIRDYTRDSLRKCFGIVLQDTYLFSGTIKDNIRYGKLNATDREIIEAARMANADAFIRRLPKGYDTELIESGQNLSQGQRQLISIARAILANPPILILDEATSSVDTRTELHIQEAMLKLMKGRTSFIIAHRLSTIRDASMIMVIDDGRIVERGSHETLIDKKGAYYNMYFSQFKKQWEND; encoded by the coding sequence ATGACGCAGAAAGGCAGTAACAATAGTTCAAACAGCAATATTAATATAGTAGGGGGTTTTGGAAGGCGTGGAGGAGGGCCCGGACACCATGGGCTTGGACCCGTTGAAAAGCCCAAAAATTTCAAAAGTGCGCTGCTCAGGCTGTGGAAATATTTTGGCAGTCAGGGCAGGCTTCTTACGATAATATTTATATTTGTCATCATCGATTCATTATCTCAGCTTGCAGCTCCGTACCTCATAGGAAAATCCATCGATGCGATGGCGGGAGGAAATGGCGCTGTAGATTTTGGCATACTGGGAACGGCGCTGCTTGCTCTGATTTCAGCATATATAATAGATACTGCCGTTGTTTTCTTTCAAGGATGGACTATGGCAGGGCTTTCCCAGAAGATCGTCATGAGCCTTAGAAAGGATCTTTTTGCAAAGCTTCAAAAATTGCCCGTATCTTTTTTTGATAGGCATACTCATGGTGAACTTATGAGCAGGCTGGCGAATGATATTGAAAATGTAAGCAGCACTATTTCACAGTCATCGACACAGCTTATGATGGATGTAATAACTATTTTAGGATCATTGATTATGATGATAGTCCTGAGCCCCATTTTAACTCTTGCCAGCGTCATAACGATACCGATGGTCATGTTATTGACAAAGACCATAGCAAAGAAGACGAGAGTGCTGTTTAAAAACCAGCAGGAAGAGCTTGGACTGCTTAACGGACATATTGAAGAAACCATATCAGGTATGCAGGTTATAAAAGCATTCAACCATGAGGATAAGGTTATAGAACAGTTCAAAGATATAAATACGAAATTATATGGAGTAGGGTTAAAAGCTCAGGTGTGGTCGGGGTTTTTGATGCCGCTTATGAATGTTATAAATAATATAGGTTTTGCCGCTGTCGCAGGCGTAGGCGGTGTACTTGCCGTAAAAAATATTATTACTGTTGGGATAATAGCTGCATTTTTAAGCTATTCAAGGCAATTTACAAGACCTCTTAACGATATTGCAAACATATTCAATGTTCTTCAATCCGCCCTTGCAGGTGCTGAAAGGGTATTTGAGATACTTGACGAGAAAGAGGAGGCAGACGATTTAAAGGGCTCTAAGGAGCTCATAAATACAAAGGGAAATGTTGTATTTGAAAATGTCAGTTTCGGGTACAGGAGCGATTTATTGATACTGAAGAATATAAATTTCGAGGCAAAGCAGGGGAGCTCCATAGCGCTTGTAGGTCCGACAGGTGCCGGAAAGACTACAATCGTGAATCTGCTTGTAAGATTTTACGATGTAACATCCGGCAGGATACTGATTGACGGTGTGGATATAAGGGATTACACGAGGGATAGCCTGCGAAAATGCTTTGGGATAGTTCTTCAGGATACGTATCTTTTTTCAGGAACTATAAAGGATAATATCAGATACGGAAAATTGAATGCTACGGATAGGGAGATCATAGAGGCAGCCAGGATGGCAAATGCAGATGCATTTATAAGGAGATTGCCAAAGGGTTATGATACGGAATTGATAGAGAGCGGGCAAAACTTAAGCCAGGGGCAGAGGCAGCTTATATCGATTGCCAGGGCAATACTTGCAAACCCTCCGATACTGATACTCGACGAAGCGACGAGTAGCGTCGATACGAGGACGGAACTTCACATACAGGAGGCGATGCTCAAACTCATGAAAGGCAGGACAAGTTTTATAATAGCTCATAGATTAAGTACTATAAGGGATGCGAGTATGATAATGGTTATAGACGATGGCCGTATAGTGGAAAGAGGAAGCCATGAAACATTAATCGACAAAAAAGGAGCATATTATAATATGTATTTCAGTCAATTTAAAAAGCAGTGGGAAAACGATTAA